Proteins encoded together in one Labeo rohita strain BAU-BD-2019 chromosome 21, IGBB_LRoh.1.0, whole genome shotgun sequence window:
- the rbm41 gene encoding RNA-binding protein 41 isoform X1, translated as MKRITRHACNDVPIPEEQETEGQRQLHNLLLQQLDTDVNIDRCVAKKKCFAPAAVYKPFGEQAAGVRSLSQFQALQDGDQELAALRELGLTDAEIEVWRCRDQPESSWKDRGVCVAPEVRNERLQAIRNKMAAHAELLSRPQRFSSSRPLSRREMEIEKALFQGSDRCSFLTALYHREEESPVSQQGETSANAMDHFYKDFLEDQNKNKECLPQPKIATDIQCKSPISKTDQTPTVHDSSPTKDEHKCTEPSPVSDTVSQPQSQEKIVIPMKVTLSQSIGTLSAASAQGRDGPLTVSGRIEEISDEEIKKNRETEEGIRNIPRFKSYQRGMPSNVLCVKNMSPRASLAQMVSLFSRFQKDDTQPILYRLLTGRLKGQAFITFPDVKSAQAALDLLNGYKLLEKPLIIEFGRERKKETDAQTDGPSVDPKTHSIKKD; from the exons ATGAAGCG gaTTACTCGTCATGCCTGTAATGATGTGCCCATCCCTGAAGAACAGGAAACAGAAGGCCAAAGACAGCTACACAATCTGCTGCTACAGCAGCTAGATACAGATGTAAACATTGACCG gtgtGTTGCTAAGAAGAAATGCTTTGCTCCAGCAGCAGTATACAAGCCTTTTGGGGAACAAGCAGCTGGTGTAAGGAGTCTGTCCCAGTTCCAGGCCTTGCAGGACGGGGATCAGGAACTGGCCGCTTTAAGAGAGCTGGGTCTTACAGATGCTGAAATAGAGGTGTGGAGATGCAGGGATCAaccagaaagctcttggaag GACAGAGGGGTTTGCGTGGCACCTGAGGTGAGGAATGAGCGCCTGCAGGCCATCCGGAATAAAATGGCAGCACATGCAGAGCTGCTGTCCCGTCCTCAGCGGTTCTCAAGCAGTCGGCCACTTTCCCGTAGGGAGATGGAAATCGAAAAGGCTCTTTTTCAAGGCAGTGACCGCTGCAGCTTTCTCACTGCCCTTTACCATAGAG AGGAAGAGTCGCCAGTCAGCCAGCAGGGGGAGACATCTGCCAACGCAATGGACCATTTCTATAAAGACTTCCTTGAagaccagaacaaaaacaaagagtGTTTGCCTCAACCAAAAATTGCCACTGATATTCAGTGTAAATCACCAATCTCTAAAACAGACCAAACACCCACAGTCCATGATTCCAGCCCGACCAAAGATGAACACAAATGCACAGAACCAAGCCCTGTGTCAGACACTGTTAGCCAACCACAGTCTCAAGAAAAAATTGTTATACCTATGAAAGTGACATTAAGCCAGTCCATCGGCACACTAAGTGCAGCTTCTGCCCAAGGCCGTGATGGGCCTCTCACAGTAAGTGGAAGGATAGAAGAAATTTCAGATGAAGAGATCAAGAAAAATCGGGAGACAGAAGAGGGCATACGGAATATTCCTCGATTTAAGAGCTACCAGAGAGGAATGCCATCTAAT GTCCTGTGCGTGAAGAATATGAGTCCACGAGCATCACTGGCTCAGATGGTTTCTCTCTTTTCGAGGTTTCAGAAAGACGACACACAGCCCATTCTGTACCGCTTGCTGACTGGCCGACTCAAGGGCCAAGCTTTCATTACATTCCCTG acgTCAAAAGTGCCCAAGCAGCTCTAGACTTGTTAAATGGCTACAAGTTGCTTGAAAAGCCACTGATCATTGAGTTtggcagagagagaaaaaaagaaacagatgcACAGACTGATGGACCCTCTGTAGATCCCAAAACCCATTCAATAAAAAAGGACTAA
- the rbm41 gene encoding RNA-binding protein 41 isoform X2 yields the protein MVLLWEVCIDFCEGLTTHPGMKCAEQPSRITRHACNDVPIPEEQETEGQRQLHNLLLQQLDTDVNIDRCVAKKKCFAPAAVYKPFGEQAAGVRSLSQFQALQDGDQELAALRELGLTDAEIEVWRCRDQPESSWKDRGVCVAPEVRNERLQAIRNKMAAHAELLSRPQRFSSSRPLSRREMEIEKALFQGSDRCSFLTALYHREEESPVSQQGETSANAMDHFYKDFLEDQNKNKECLPQPKIATDIQCKSPISKTDQTPTVHDSSPTKDEHKCTEPSPVSDTVSQPQSQEKIVIPMKVTLSQSIGTLSAASAQGRDGPLTVSGRIEEISDEEIKKNRETEEGIRNIPRFKSYQRGMPSNVLCVKNMSPRASLAQMVSLFSRFQKDDTQPILYRLLTGRLKGQAFITFPDVKSAQAALDLLNGYKLLEKPLIIEFGRERKKETDAQTDGPSVDPKTHSIKKD from the exons ATGGTCCTTCTTTGGGAAGTCTGCATTGACTTTTGTGAGGGGCTCACAACGCACCCGGGGATGAAATGTGCAGAACAACCCAGCAG gaTTACTCGTCATGCCTGTAATGATGTGCCCATCCCTGAAGAACAGGAAACAGAAGGCCAAAGACAGCTACACAATCTGCTGCTACAGCAGCTAGATACAGATGTAAACATTGACCG gtgtGTTGCTAAGAAGAAATGCTTTGCTCCAGCAGCAGTATACAAGCCTTTTGGGGAACAAGCAGCTGGTGTAAGGAGTCTGTCCCAGTTCCAGGCCTTGCAGGACGGGGATCAGGAACTGGCCGCTTTAAGAGAGCTGGGTCTTACAGATGCTGAAATAGAGGTGTGGAGATGCAGGGATCAaccagaaagctcttggaag GACAGAGGGGTTTGCGTGGCACCTGAGGTGAGGAATGAGCGCCTGCAGGCCATCCGGAATAAAATGGCAGCACATGCAGAGCTGCTGTCCCGTCCTCAGCGGTTCTCAAGCAGTCGGCCACTTTCCCGTAGGGAGATGGAAATCGAAAAGGCTCTTTTTCAAGGCAGTGACCGCTGCAGCTTTCTCACTGCCCTTTACCATAGAG AGGAAGAGTCGCCAGTCAGCCAGCAGGGGGAGACATCTGCCAACGCAATGGACCATTTCTATAAAGACTTCCTTGAagaccagaacaaaaacaaagagtGTTTGCCTCAACCAAAAATTGCCACTGATATTCAGTGTAAATCACCAATCTCTAAAACAGACCAAACACCCACAGTCCATGATTCCAGCCCGACCAAAGATGAACACAAATGCACAGAACCAAGCCCTGTGTCAGACACTGTTAGCCAACCACAGTCTCAAGAAAAAATTGTTATACCTATGAAAGTGACATTAAGCCAGTCCATCGGCACACTAAGTGCAGCTTCTGCCCAAGGCCGTGATGGGCCTCTCACAGTAAGTGGAAGGATAGAAGAAATTTCAGATGAAGAGATCAAGAAAAATCGGGAGACAGAAGAGGGCATACGGAATATTCCTCGATTTAAGAGCTACCAGAGAGGAATGCCATCTAAT GTCCTGTGCGTGAAGAATATGAGTCCACGAGCATCACTGGCTCAGATGGTTTCTCTCTTTTCGAGGTTTCAGAAAGACGACACACAGCCCATTCTGTACCGCTTGCTGACTGGCCGACTCAAGGGCCAAGCTTTCATTACATTCCCTG acgTCAAAAGTGCCCAAGCAGCTCTAGACTTGTTAAATGGCTACAAGTTGCTTGAAAAGCCACTGATCATTGAGTTtggcagagagagaaaaaaagaaacagatgcACAGACTGATGGACCCTCTGTAGATCCCAAAACCCATTCAATAAAAAAGGACTAA
- the rbm41 gene encoding RNA-binding protein 41 isoform X3, with product MSLVLIKITRHACNDVPIPEEQETEGQRQLHNLLLQQLDTDVNIDRCVAKKKCFAPAAVYKPFGEQAAGVRSLSQFQALQDGDQELAALRELGLTDAEIEVWRCRDQPESSWKDRGVCVAPEVRNERLQAIRNKMAAHAELLSRPQRFSSSRPLSRREMEIEKALFQGSDRCSFLTALYHREEESPVSQQGETSANAMDHFYKDFLEDQNKNKECLPQPKIATDIQCKSPISKTDQTPTVHDSSPTKDEHKCTEPSPVSDTVSQPQSQEKIVIPMKVTLSQSIGTLSAASAQGRDGPLTVSGRIEEISDEEIKKNRETEEGIRNIPRFKSYQRGMPSNVLCVKNMSPRASLAQMVSLFSRFQKDDTQPILYRLLTGRLKGQAFITFPDVKSAQAALDLLNGYKLLEKPLIIEFGRERKKETDAQTDGPSVDPKTHSIKKD from the exons ATGTCTCTCGTGCTGATAAA gaTTACTCGTCATGCCTGTAATGATGTGCCCATCCCTGAAGAACAGGAAACAGAAGGCCAAAGACAGCTACACAATCTGCTGCTACAGCAGCTAGATACAGATGTAAACATTGACCG gtgtGTTGCTAAGAAGAAATGCTTTGCTCCAGCAGCAGTATACAAGCCTTTTGGGGAACAAGCAGCTGGTGTAAGGAGTCTGTCCCAGTTCCAGGCCTTGCAGGACGGGGATCAGGAACTGGCCGCTTTAAGAGAGCTGGGTCTTACAGATGCTGAAATAGAGGTGTGGAGATGCAGGGATCAaccagaaagctcttggaag GACAGAGGGGTTTGCGTGGCACCTGAGGTGAGGAATGAGCGCCTGCAGGCCATCCGGAATAAAATGGCAGCACATGCAGAGCTGCTGTCCCGTCCTCAGCGGTTCTCAAGCAGTCGGCCACTTTCCCGTAGGGAGATGGAAATCGAAAAGGCTCTTTTTCAAGGCAGTGACCGCTGCAGCTTTCTCACTGCCCTTTACCATAGAG AGGAAGAGTCGCCAGTCAGCCAGCAGGGGGAGACATCTGCCAACGCAATGGACCATTTCTATAAAGACTTCCTTGAagaccagaacaaaaacaaagagtGTTTGCCTCAACCAAAAATTGCCACTGATATTCAGTGTAAATCACCAATCTCTAAAACAGACCAAACACCCACAGTCCATGATTCCAGCCCGACCAAAGATGAACACAAATGCACAGAACCAAGCCCTGTGTCAGACACTGTTAGCCAACCACAGTCTCAAGAAAAAATTGTTATACCTATGAAAGTGACATTAAGCCAGTCCATCGGCACACTAAGTGCAGCTTCTGCCCAAGGCCGTGATGGGCCTCTCACAGTAAGTGGAAGGATAGAAGAAATTTCAGATGAAGAGATCAAGAAAAATCGGGAGACAGAAGAGGGCATACGGAATATTCCTCGATTTAAGAGCTACCAGAGAGGAATGCCATCTAAT GTCCTGTGCGTGAAGAATATGAGTCCACGAGCATCACTGGCTCAGATGGTTTCTCTCTTTTCGAGGTTTCAGAAAGACGACACACAGCCCATTCTGTACCGCTTGCTGACTGGCCGACTCAAGGGCCAAGCTTTCATTACATTCCCTG acgTCAAAAGTGCCCAAGCAGCTCTAGACTTGTTAAATGGCTACAAGTTGCTTGAAAAGCCACTGATCATTGAGTTtggcagagagagaaaaaaagaaacagatgcACAGACTGATGGACCCTCTGTAGATCCCAAAACCCATTCAATAAAAAAGGACTAA
- the rbm41 gene encoding RNA-binding protein 41 isoform X4 encodes MHLGITRHACNDVPIPEEQETEGQRQLHNLLLQQLDTDVNIDRCVAKKKCFAPAAVYKPFGEQAAGVRSLSQFQALQDGDQELAALRELGLTDAEIEVWRCRDQPESSWKDRGVCVAPEVRNERLQAIRNKMAAHAELLSRPQRFSSSRPLSRREMEIEKALFQGSDRCSFLTALYHREEESPVSQQGETSANAMDHFYKDFLEDQNKNKECLPQPKIATDIQCKSPISKTDQTPTVHDSSPTKDEHKCTEPSPVSDTVSQPQSQEKIVIPMKVTLSQSIGTLSAASAQGRDGPLTVSGRIEEISDEEIKKNRETEEGIRNIPRFKSYQRGMPSNVLCVKNMSPRASLAQMVSLFSRFQKDDTQPILYRLLTGRLKGQAFITFPDVKSAQAALDLLNGYKLLEKPLIIEFGRERKKETDAQTDGPSVDPKTHSIKKD; translated from the exons ATGCATTTGGG gaTTACTCGTCATGCCTGTAATGATGTGCCCATCCCTGAAGAACAGGAAACAGAAGGCCAAAGACAGCTACACAATCTGCTGCTACAGCAGCTAGATACAGATGTAAACATTGACCG gtgtGTTGCTAAGAAGAAATGCTTTGCTCCAGCAGCAGTATACAAGCCTTTTGGGGAACAAGCAGCTGGTGTAAGGAGTCTGTCCCAGTTCCAGGCCTTGCAGGACGGGGATCAGGAACTGGCCGCTTTAAGAGAGCTGGGTCTTACAGATGCTGAAATAGAGGTGTGGAGATGCAGGGATCAaccagaaagctcttggaag GACAGAGGGGTTTGCGTGGCACCTGAGGTGAGGAATGAGCGCCTGCAGGCCATCCGGAATAAAATGGCAGCACATGCAGAGCTGCTGTCCCGTCCTCAGCGGTTCTCAAGCAGTCGGCCACTTTCCCGTAGGGAGATGGAAATCGAAAAGGCTCTTTTTCAAGGCAGTGACCGCTGCAGCTTTCTCACTGCCCTTTACCATAGAG AGGAAGAGTCGCCAGTCAGCCAGCAGGGGGAGACATCTGCCAACGCAATGGACCATTTCTATAAAGACTTCCTTGAagaccagaacaaaaacaaagagtGTTTGCCTCAACCAAAAATTGCCACTGATATTCAGTGTAAATCACCAATCTCTAAAACAGACCAAACACCCACAGTCCATGATTCCAGCCCGACCAAAGATGAACACAAATGCACAGAACCAAGCCCTGTGTCAGACACTGTTAGCCAACCACAGTCTCAAGAAAAAATTGTTATACCTATGAAAGTGACATTAAGCCAGTCCATCGGCACACTAAGTGCAGCTTCTGCCCAAGGCCGTGATGGGCCTCTCACAGTAAGTGGAAGGATAGAAGAAATTTCAGATGAAGAGATCAAGAAAAATCGGGAGACAGAAGAGGGCATACGGAATATTCCTCGATTTAAGAGCTACCAGAGAGGAATGCCATCTAAT GTCCTGTGCGTGAAGAATATGAGTCCACGAGCATCACTGGCTCAGATGGTTTCTCTCTTTTCGAGGTTTCAGAAAGACGACACACAGCCCATTCTGTACCGCTTGCTGACTGGCCGACTCAAGGGCCAAGCTTTCATTACATTCCCTG acgTCAAAAGTGCCCAAGCAGCTCTAGACTTGTTAAATGGCTACAAGTTGCTTGAAAAGCCACTGATCATTGAGTTtggcagagagagaaaaaaagaaacagatgcACAGACTGATGGACCCTCTGTAGATCCCAAAACCCATTCAATAAAAAAGGACTAA